Proteins encoded in a region of the Oryctolagus cuniculus chromosome 10, mOryCun1.1, whole genome shotgun sequence genome:
- the ORYCUNV1R1628 gene encoding vomeronasal 1 receptor oryCunV1R1628, with protein sequence MSKNNILLSLIAVRNSFYSEVSVGITANAFNLLFHVLWFFLKHRSKPTDLTIGHLTLIHLVMLTTVGVIATDIFETQELWDGITCKAVIYSYQVMRGLSLGTTCLLSVLQAITLSPRSSCLAKFKHMSSHHNMCGFLFLWVFNLSISARFLISTVATTNRTSNSLMFVTKSCSFWPQRSLPKHTIHILGIFRDVSLLGLMAISSGYMVTLLCRHKRRSQHLHSTSLSPRASPEHRATRTILLLMSVFVLLYLMDCIVYSFSGMWLKSDPVRLCVQMLAGNGYAMVSPFVLISSEKRMITFFKSIWEESKCLIVHQ encoded by the coding sequence ATGAGTAAAAACAATATACTTTTAAGTTTGATTGCTGTAAGAAATAGCTTTTACTCTGAAGTCAGCGTTGGGATCACAGCCAATGCCTTCAATCTGCTCTTCCATGTCCTCTGGTTCTTTCTCAAGCACAGGTCCAAACCCACCGACCTGACCATTGGGCACCTGACACTCATCCACCTGGTGATGCTGACCACTGTAGGGGTCATAGCTACAGACATTTTTGAGACTCAGGAGTTATGGGATGGCATCACGTGCAAAGCTGTCATCTACTCATACCAGGTGATGCGAGGCCTCTCCCTGGGCACCACCTGCCTGCTGAGTGTCCTCCAGGCCatcaccctcagccccaggagctcctgtTTGGCAAAGTTCAAGCACATGTCCTCCCATCACAACATGTGTGGGTTTCTCTTCCTATGGGTCTTCAATTTGTCCATCAGTGCTCGTTTCTTAATCTCCACTGTTGCCACCACAAATCGTACGTCCAACAGTCTTATGTTTGTCACTAAGTCCTGCTCTTTTTGGCCCCAGAGATCCTTACCCAAGCACACAATTCACATATTGGGGATCTTCAGGGATGTCTCCCTGCTAGGGCTCATGGCCATCTCAAGTGGGTACATGGTGACTCTCCTGTGCAGGCACAAGAGGAGGTCCCAGCaccttcacagcaccagcctctctccaagagcctccccagagcacagggccacCCGCACCATCCTGCTGCTCATGAGTGTCTTTGTGCTCCTGTACTTGATGGACTGCATTGTATACTCCTTCTCAGGGATGTGGTTGAAGAGTGACCCAGTGCGCCTGTGTGTCCAGATGCTGGCAGGCAATGGCTATGCAATGGTCAGTCCTTTTGTACTAATCAGTAGTGAAAAACGAATGATCACATTTTTCAAATCCATTTGGGAGGAGAGTAAGTGTTTAATTGTTCATCAATAA